A single Cucumis melo cultivar AY chromosome 4, USDA_Cmelo_AY_1.0, whole genome shotgun sequence DNA region contains:
- the LOC103486716 gene encoding arginine-specific demethylase JMJ22 isoform X1, which produces MLSSKTLFSRAMKRKKRKKVPDGKMRRKPVSGERISVSKKSQIRECNEDDNEFGFGLKSSAPSSNHGVQPLGNLYLASGTINTRNIGLGNMQILTDELVLDVLGFLDATHLGILACVSKSFYVFANHEPLWRNLVLDNVKGGLLYNKTWKYTYLAAFYPSFDGSVVDISGLRVRDFYSDYLFQSWLCANLEMKPEWLERDNIVRRKGISVEEFVLNFEEPNKPVLLEGCLDNWVAREKWNRDYLIQLCDDVRFSVGPVDMKLEEFFLYSDQAIEERPLYLFDPKFADKVPRLGSEYDVPVYFREDLFGVLGKERPDYRWIIIGPSGSGSSFHIDPNSTSAWNAVIRGSKKWVLFPPDVVPPGVHPSPDGAEVACPVSIIEWFMNFYAATKTWEKKPIECICKAGEVIFVPNGWWHLVINLEESIAITQNYVSRNLLNVLDFLKRPNASMLVSGTKDRVNLYDKFKNAIDASFPGTIDQLARKAEEKAAEQKKLSFWDSVSDSNAGAFKFSF; this is translated from the exons ATGTTAAGCTCCAAAACTCTGTTTTCTCGCGCcatgaagagaaagaaaagaaagaaagttccAGACGGGAAAATGAGGAGAAAACCTGTTTCTGGAGAACGAATTTCCGTTTCCAAAAAGTCCCAAATTAGGGAATGCAATGAAGACGACAATGAATTTGGTTTCGGCCTCAAATCCTCTGCACCATCTTCCAATCATGGTGTTCAACCGTTAGGAAATCTCTATCTCGCTTCAGGCACCATTAACACAAGAAATATAGGTCTGGGTAATATGCAAATTTTGACTGATGAACTGGTTCTTGATGTTTTAGGGTTCCTCGATGCTACCCATTTAGGGATTTTGGCTTGTGTGAGCAAATCGTTTTATGTTTTTGCTAATCATGAACCTCTTTGGAGGAATCTTGTGTTGGATAATGTTAAAGGTGGTTTGCTTTATAATAAGACTTGGAAATATACTTATTTAGCTGCTTTTTATCCTTCATTTGATGGTTCTGTTGTTGACATTTCGGGTTTGAGAGTGAGGGATTTCTATTCTGATTATCTTTTTCAGAGTTGGCTTTGTGCTAACCTTGAAATGAAACCTGAGTGGCTTGAAAGAGATAACATTGTTAGAAGAAAAGGGATTTCAGTTGAAGAATTTGTGTTGAACTTTGAAGAACCCAATAAGCCTGTGTTGTTGGAGGGATGTTTGGATAATTGGGTGGCAAGGGAAAAGTGGAATAGAgattatttgattcaattatgTGATGATGTTAGATTTTCAGTTGGGCCCGTGGACATGAAGCTTGAGGAGTTCTTTTTGTACTCTGATCAGGCAATAGAGGAGAGACCATTATACCTGTTTGACCCCAAATTTGCTGACAAAGTTCCAAGATTGGGCTCTGAATATGATGTTCCAGTGTACTTCAGAGAAGATTTATTTGGTGTTTTAGGGAAGGAAAGGCCGGATTATCGATGGATTATAATTGGACCATCAGGATCTGGCTCGTCATTCCACATAGATCCTAATTCAACTTCAGCTTGGAATGCTGTGATTCGGGGGTCCAAGAAGTGGGTTTTGTTTCCACCTGATGTAGTTCCGCCTGGAGTACACCCCAGCCCGGACGGTGCTGAAGTCGCTTGCCCTGTCTCTATTATTGAATGGTTCATGAACTTTTATGCTGCAACCAAGACTTGGGAAAAGAAGCCTATAGAGTGCATTTGCAAGGCTGGGGAAGTGATCTTTGTGCCAAATGGATGGTGGCATTTGGTGATCAACTTGGAGGAGTCCATTGCCATCACACAGAATTATGTTAGCAG AAATCTGTTAAATGTCTTAGATTTCCTTAAAAGACCAAATGCAAGCATGTTGGTTTCTGGAACAAAAGATCGCGTGAATCTGTATGATAAGTTTAAAAACGCTATCGATGCTTCTTTCCCCGGAACCATTGATCAGTTGGCTCGGAAAGCCGAAGAGAAGGCAGCTGAACAGAAGAAACTTTCGTTTTGGGACTCCGTGTCTGATTCAAACGCTGGTGCTTTCAAGTTCTCTTTCTAG
- the LOC103486716 gene encoding arginine-specific demethylase JMJ22 isoform X2 — translation MLSSKTLFSRAMKRKKRKKVPDGKMRRKPVSGERISVSKKSQIRECNEDDNEFGFGLKSSAPSSNHGVQPLGNLYLASGTINTRNIGLGNMQILTDELVLDVLGFLDATHLGILACVSKSFYVFANHEPLWRNLVLDNVKGGLLYNKTWKYTYLAAFYPSFDGSVVDISGLRVRDFYSDYLFQSWLCANLEMKPEWLERDNIVRRKGISVEEFVLNFEEPNKPVLLEGCLDNWVAREKWNRDYLIQLCDDVRFSVGPVDMKLEEFFLYSDQAIEERPLYLFDPKFADKVPRLGSEYDVPVYFREDLFGVLGKERPDYRWIIIGPSGSGSSFHIDPNSTSAWNAVIRGSKKWVLFPPDVVPPGVHPSPDGAEVACPVSIIEWFMNFYAATKTWEKKPIECICKAGEVIFVPNGWWHLVINLEESIAITQNYVSRRNLLNVLDFLKRPNASMLVSGTKDRVNLYDKFKNAIDASFPGTIDQLARKAEEKAAEQKKLSFWDSVSDSNAGAFKFSF, via the exons ATGTTAAGCTCCAAAACTCTGTTTTCTCGCGCcatgaagagaaagaaaagaaagaaagttccAGACGGGAAAATGAGGAGAAAACCTGTTTCTGGAGAACGAATTTCCGTTTCCAAAAAGTCCCAAATTAGGGAATGCAATGAAGACGACAATGAATTTGGTTTCGGCCTCAAATCCTCTGCACCATCTTCCAATCATGGTGTTCAACCGTTAGGAAATCTCTATCTCGCTTCAGGCACCATTAACACAAGAAATATAGGTCTGGGTAATATGCAAATTTTGACTGATGAACTGGTTCTTGATGTTTTAGGGTTCCTCGATGCTACCCATTTAGGGATTTTGGCTTGTGTGAGCAAATCGTTTTATGTTTTTGCTAATCATGAACCTCTTTGGAGGAATCTTGTGTTGGATAATGTTAAAGGTGGTTTGCTTTATAATAAGACTTGGAAATATACTTATTTAGCTGCTTTTTATCCTTCATTTGATGGTTCTGTTGTTGACATTTCGGGTTTGAGAGTGAGGGATTTCTATTCTGATTATCTTTTTCAGAGTTGGCTTTGTGCTAACCTTGAAATGAAACCTGAGTGGCTTGAAAGAGATAACATTGTTAGAAGAAAAGGGATTTCAGTTGAAGAATTTGTGTTGAACTTTGAAGAACCCAATAAGCCTGTGTTGTTGGAGGGATGTTTGGATAATTGGGTGGCAAGGGAAAAGTGGAATAGAgattatttgattcaattatgTGATGATGTTAGATTTTCAGTTGGGCCCGTGGACATGAAGCTTGAGGAGTTCTTTTTGTACTCTGATCAGGCAATAGAGGAGAGACCATTATACCTGTTTGACCCCAAATTTGCTGACAAAGTTCCAAGATTGGGCTCTGAATATGATGTTCCAGTGTACTTCAGAGAAGATTTATTTGGTGTTTTAGGGAAGGAAAGGCCGGATTATCGATGGATTATAATTGGACCATCAGGATCTGGCTCGTCATTCCACATAGATCCTAATTCAACTTCAGCTTGGAATGCTGTGATTCGGGGGTCCAAGAAGTGGGTTTTGTTTCCACCTGATGTAGTTCCGCCTGGAGTACACCCCAGCCCGGACGGTGCTGAAGTCGCTTGCCCTGTCTCTATTATTGAATGGTTCATGAACTTTTATGCTGCAACCAAGACTTGGGAAAAGAAGCCTATAGAGTGCATTTGCAAGGCTGGGGAAGTGATCTTTGTGCCAAATGGATGGTGGCATTTGGTGATCAACTTGGAGGAGTCCATTGCCATCACACAGAATTATGTTAGCAG AAGAAATCTGTTAAATGTCTTAGATTTCCTTAAAAGACCAAATGCAAGCATGTTGGTTTCTGGAACAAAAGATCGCGTGAATCTGTATGATAAGTTTAAAAACGCTATCGATGCTTCTTTCCCCGGAACCATTGATCAGTTGGCTCGGAAAGCCGAAGAGAAGGCAGCTGAACAGAAGAAACTTTCGTTTTGGGACTCCGTGTCTGATTCAAACGCTGGTGCTTTCAAGTTCTCTTTCTAG